The following proteins are co-located in the Parafannyhessea umbonata genome:
- a CDS encoding MraY family glycosyltransferase yields the protein MYRPWLPYLCLFVAALLAALVTTPLARRVAWRLGAVDYPDKRRINTRPIPRMGGIAVFTGIIAALVVQYLGTKFLEWPMVLMPAPFLQNVNYKLLVCGFAAIFLTGVLDDVFQLKPLQKLLGQVVASLFAVAAGVVIGVIVNPATEGAFYLGIWTYPITIVYLVAYVNIFNLIDGLDGLASGLACIASFTMFILSVMSGRTDAAALAIALSGATLGFLRYNFNPASIFLGDSGSLLLGYTLGIVSMLSVTRVAGLTTIIVPLVIAGIPIIDTFSAIVRRKRAHVSIGQADRGHIHHRLIAEGFNQRQAVLIMYAWTALLCLGTFLMTQVSVMPRIAIFAALLIVSALIAGKLHLFRPVLLHHKDPKTGDDELVSPQDPEFVEEEEKFEERQAKRHHRHR from the coding sequence ATGTATCGGCCGTGGCTGCCATACCTCTGCCTCTTCGTCGCGGCGCTGCTTGCGGCACTTGTCACGACCCCGCTCGCGCGACGCGTCGCCTGGAGGCTCGGCGCCGTCGACTATCCCGACAAGCGCAGGATCAACACGCGCCCCATTCCGCGCATGGGCGGCATCGCGGTCTTCACCGGCATCATCGCGGCGCTTGTCGTGCAGTACCTCGGTACCAAGTTCCTCGAATGGCCCATGGTGCTCATGCCGGCGCCCTTCCTCCAGAACGTGAACTACAAGCTTCTGGTCTGCGGGTTTGCCGCCATATTCCTCACGGGCGTCCTGGACGACGTGTTCCAGCTCAAGCCCCTGCAGAAGCTCCTCGGGCAGGTCGTCGCCTCGCTTTTCGCCGTCGCGGCCGGCGTCGTCATCGGCGTCATCGTGAACCCCGCGACGGAGGGCGCGTTCTACCTCGGAATCTGGACCTACCCCATCACCATCGTCTATCTCGTCGCGTACGTGAACATCTTCAACCTCATCGACGGGCTCGACGGGCTCGCCTCCGGGCTCGCCTGCATCGCGAGCTTCACGATGTTCATACTCTCCGTCATGTCCGGCAGGACGGATGCCGCCGCCCTTGCCATCGCGCTCTCCGGCGCCACGCTCGGCTTCCTACGCTACAACTTCAATCCGGCGAGCATATTCCTCGGGGACTCCGGCTCCCTCCTGCTCGGCTACACGCTCGGCATCGTGTCCATGCTCTCTGTTACGCGCGTCGCCGGCCTCACCACCATCATCGTTCCGCTCGTGATCGCGGGCATCCCCATCATCGACACGTTCTCGGCCATCGTCCGCCGCAAGCGCGCCCATGTCAGCATCGGCCAGGCGGACCGCGGCCACATCCACCACCGTCTCATCGCCGAGGGCTTCAACCAGCGCCAGGCAGTCCTCATCATGTACGCGTGGACCGCGCTGCTCTGCCTCGGAACCTTCCTCATGACCCAGGTATCCGTCATGCCCCGCATCGCGATCTTCGCGGCGCTCCTCATCGTCTCCGCGCTCATCGCGGGCAAGCTCCATCTCTTCAGGCCGGTGCTCCTCCACCACAAAGACCCCAAGACCGGTGACGACGAACTCGTGTCCCCCCAGGACCCCGAGTTTGTAGAAGAAGAGGAGAAGTTCGAGGAACGCCAGGCAAAGCGCCATCACAGGCACCGCTAG